From the genome of Desmodus rotundus isolate HL8 chromosome 2, HLdesRot8A.1, whole genome shotgun sequence, one region includes:
- the LOC112320681 gene encoding translation machinery-associated protein 7 — MSGREGGKKKPLKQPKKQAKEMDEEDKAFKQKQKEEQKKLEELKAKAAGKGPLATGGIKKSGKK; from the coding sequence ATGTCCGGCCGCGAAGGTGGTAAGAAGAAGCCCCTGAAACAGCCCAAGAAGCAGGCCAAGGAGATGGACGAGGAAGATAAGGCATTCAAGCAGAAGCAAAAGGAGGAGCAGAAGAAACTTGAGGAGCTAAAAGCGAAGGCTGCGGGGAAGGGCCCCCTGGCCACGGGTGGAATTAAGAAATCTGGCAAAAAGTGA